From a single Fusobacterium pseudoperiodonticum genomic region:
- a CDS encoding RrF2 family transcriptional regulator, producing MKINTKVRYGLKALAYIAENSSDKKLVRIKEISEDQDISIQYLEQILFKLKNENIIEGKRGPTGGYKLTLKPNQINLYTIYKILDDEERVIDCNENAEGKAHNCNEEACGETCIWSRLDNAMTKILSETSLEDFIKNGKKI from the coding sequence ATGAAGATAAACACGAAGGTTAGATACGGATTAAAAGCATTAGCATATATAGCTGAAAATTCGAGTGATAAAAAATTAGTTAGAATAAAAGAAATTTCTGAGGATCAAGATATATCAATTCAATATCTTGAACAAATTCTTTTTAAACTAAAAAATGAAAATATAATTGAAGGTAAAAGAGGGCCTACTGGAGGTTATAAATTAACATTAAAACCTAATCAAATAAATTTATACACTATATATAAAATTTTAGATGATGAAGAAAGAGTTATAGATTGTAATGAAAACGCTGAAGGAAAAGCACATAATTGCAATGAAGAAGCCTGTGGGGAAACTTGTATCTGGAGTAGACTTGATAATGCTATGACTAAAATCTTATCTGAAACATCTTTAGAAGATTTTATTAAAAATGGTAAAAAAATATAG
- a CDS encoding RsmE family RNA methyltransferase: MLSVLVTEVYDEYILVIDTNDINHIKNVFRKEKGDIVRAVDGSNEYLCEIEEINDKEIKLKIIEKKADKFSLDIELDAGISILKGDKMDLTIQKLTELGINKIIPIAVKRCVVKLDKKKDRWDTIAKEALKQCQGVVPTVVDEIKKIDKLNLKDYDLVLVPYENEEEIFLKDILRNLKVKPSKILYVIGAEGGFEKEEIDFLKSQGAKIISLGKRILRAETAAIVTGGVIINEFF, from the coding sequence TTGTTAAGTGTTCTTGTTACAGAAGTTTATGATGAATATATTTTAGTGATAGATACAAATGATATAAATCATATTAAAAATGTTTTTAGAAAAGAAAAAGGAGATATAGTTAGAGCTGTTGATGGTTCTAATGAATATCTTTGTGAAATTGAAGAAATTAATGATAAAGAAATTAAGCTAAAAATAATAGAAAAAAAAGCAGATAAATTTTCTTTAGATATAGAACTAGATGCAGGTATTTCTATACTTAAAGGAGATAAAATGGATCTGACTATACAAAAATTAACTGAATTAGGAATAAACAAAATCATTCCAATTGCAGTCAAAAGATGTGTAGTCAAATTAGATAAGAAAAAAGACAGATGGGACACAATAGCAAAAGAAGCATTAAAACAATGCCAAGGAGTTGTTCCTACTGTGGTTGATGAAATAAAAAAAATTGACAAGTTAAATTTAAAAGACTATGATTTAGTGTTAGTTCCTTATGAAAATGAAGAAGAAATATTTTTAAAAGATATTTTAAGAAATTTAAAAGTTAAGCCTTCAAAGATTTTATATGTCATAGGAGCTGAAGGTGGTTTTGAAAAAGAAGAGATTGATTTTCTGAAAAGTCAAGGAGCTAAAATTATAAGTCTGGGAAAAAGAATATTAAGGGCAGAAACAGCAGCAATAGTTACAGGAGGAGTAATAATAAATGAGTTTTTCTAA
- the mrdA gene encoding penicillin-binding protein 2: MKLNKYRDNDVVLGDKRNTREIWFKVIVFLCFFVLFLRLLYLQVLQGNEFSYLAERNQYKLIKIDSPRGKIFDSKGKLVVTNGTGYRLIYSLGREENEEYIKEIANLTDKTEEIVRKRIKYGEIFPYTKDNVLFEDLEEEKAHKLMEIINNYPYLEVQVYSKRKYLYDKVASHTIGYVKKISEKEYENLKEAGYTPRDMIGKLGIEKTYDDLLRGRNGFKYIEVNALNKIEREVEKVKSPIVGKNLHMSINMELQQYMEEEFEKDGRSGSFVALNPKTGEIITIVSYPTYSLNTFSSQISPEEWNKISNDPRKILTNKTIAGEYPPGSTFKMISAMAFLKSGIDPKLIYNDYNGYYQVGNWKWRAWKRGGHGPTDMKKSLVESVNTYYYKFSDQIGYAPIVKVARDFSLGQKSGIDVPGEKTGIIPDPDWKKKKTKTVWFRGDTILLSIGQGFTLVTPIQLAKAYTFLANKGWAYEPHVVSRIEDVQTGKIETVVTQKTVLTDYPASFYETINDALIATVDQNNGTTKIMKNPYVKVAAKSGSAQNPHSKLTHAWAAGYFPADTEPEIVFVCLLEGAGGGGVMAGGMAKRFLDKYLEVEKGIEVVKKTPQTETKKVNTSTTQRNVNNNNSEQGRGEETVNEERETETTSTTSTSEGEEN, encoded by the coding sequence ATGAAGCTTAATAAGTATAGAGATAATGATGTAGTATTGGGGGATAAGAGAAACACTAGGGAAATATGGTTTAAAGTTATAGTTTTCCTATGTTTTTTTGTGCTTTTTTTAAGACTTTTATACCTTCAAGTTTTACAAGGAAATGAATTTTCTTATTTAGCAGAAAGAAATCAATATAAATTAATCAAAATAGATTCACCTAGAGGAAAAATATTTGACTCTAAAGGTAAATTAGTAGTAACAAATGGAACAGGTTACAGACTTATATATTCTTTAGGAAGAGAAGAGAATGAAGAATATATAAAAGAAATAGCAAACCTTACAGATAAAACAGAAGAAATTGTAAGAAAAAGAATTAAGTATGGTGAAATTTTCCCATATACAAAGGACAATGTTTTATTTGAAGATTTAGAAGAAGAAAAAGCACATAAGTTAATGGAAATAATAAATAATTATCCCTACTTAGAAGTACAGGTGTATTCAAAAAGAAAATATTTGTATGACAAAGTAGCTTCCCATACAATAGGTTATGTAAAGAAAATCTCAGAAAAAGAGTATGAAAACTTAAAAGAAGCTGGATATACTCCAAGAGATATGATAGGTAAATTAGGTATAGAAAAAACTTATGATGACCTTTTAAGAGGAAGAAACGGATTTAAATATATAGAAGTAAATGCTTTAAATAAAATTGAAAGAGAAGTAGAAAAAGTTAAAAGTCCAATTGTTGGTAAGAATTTACATATGAGTATAAATATGGAATTACAACAATACATGGAAGAAGAATTTGAAAAAGATGGTAGAAGTGGATCTTTTGTTGCATTAAATCCAAAGACGGGAGAAATTATAACTATAGTAAGTTATCCAACATATTCGTTGAATACTTTTAGTTCACAAATTTCACCTGAAGAATGGAATAAAATATCAAATGATCCTAGAAAAATCTTAACCAATAAGACAATTGCTGGTGAATACCCACCAGGCTCTACATTTAAAATGATATCGGCTATGGCATTTTTAAAAAGTGGAATAGATCCAAAGTTAATATACAACGACTATAACGGATATTATCAAGTAGGTAATTGGAAATGGAGAGCTTGGAAAAGAGGTGGTCACGGACCAACAGATATGAAAAAATCTCTTGTTGAATCAGTAAATACATATTACTATAAGTTTTCTGATCAAATTGGATATGCTCCTATAGTAAAAGTTGCCAGAGATTTTAGCTTAGGGCAAAAATCAGGTATAGATGTTCCAGGAGAAAAAACAGGAATTATCCCAGATCCTGATTGGAAAAAGAAAAAAACTAAAACAGTTTGGTTTAGAGGAGATACTATACTTCTTTCAATAGGACAAGGTTTCACACTTGTAACACCAATCCAATTAGCAAAGGCTTATACATTCTTAGCTAATAAAGGTTGGGCATATGAGCCACATGTAGTTTCAAGAATAGAAGATGTACAAACAGGAAAAATAGAAACAGTTGTTACACAAAAAACTGTTTTAACTGATTATCCAGCTTCATTCTATGAAACTATAAATGATGCTTTGATTGCAACAGTTGATCAAAATAATGGTACAACAAAAATCATGAAAAATCCATATGTTAAAGTCGCAGCAAAAAGTGGTTCAGCACAAAATCCACATTCTAAACTGACACATGCTTGGGCAGCTGGGTATTTTCCAGCTGATACAGAACCCGAAATTGTTTTTGTCTGTTTACTAGAAGGAGCAGGTGGAGGAGGAGTAATGGCCGGAGGAATGGCTAAAAGATTTTTAGATAAATACCTAGAAGTTGAAAAAGGTATAGAAGTTGTCAAAAAGACTCCTCAAACAGAAACTAAAAAAGTTAATACTTCTACTACTCAAAGGAATGTAAATAATAATAATTCTGAACAAGGAAGAGGAGAAGAAACAGTAAATGAAGAAAGAGAAACCGAAACAACAAGTACAACAAGTACAAGTGAAGGAGAAGAAAACTAG
- a CDS encoding LytR C-terminal domain-containing protein yields the protein MATKKKKKRGRAPILVLVLTVILSVLLFLNFRGNNIKLSKDEKVLIIGKQNLFAIYEDRLAVKIPYELYIDSEETVEDLVSTRNYEQVLEKINSIVPEKLTRYIVIKSGEIKLDVENQRNIPETNIGDKRFILTSSVYAMFKELYHEKNSVDEQNENILVDVLNANGVGGYARKTGELIKTSLGMKYNAANYETTQDQSYVILNDISKEKAAEILDKLPEKYFKIKTKSTIPTLANIVVIIGSEKDINFKIDIYGDEAVLKDATDKVKKLGYTNVSTSARKEGTEQSVIEYNKEDYFIALKVAKELGITDMIENNDLSNKIGVTIK from the coding sequence ATGGCAACTAAGAAAAAAAAGAAAAGAGGGCGTGCTCCTATACTTGTACTAGTATTAACTGTGATTTTATCAGTTCTTTTATTTCTTAATTTTAGAGGAAATAATATAAAATTATCAAAAGATGAAAAAGTATTGATTATAGGTAAACAAAATTTGTTTGCTATATATGAGGATAGATTAGCAGTAAAGATTCCTTATGAACTTTATATTGATAGTGAAGAAACAGTTGAGGATTTAGTTAGCACTAGAAATTATGAACAAGTATTAGAAAAAATAAATTCTATTGTTCCTGAAAAACTTACAAGATATATAGTTATTAAAAGTGGAGAAATAAAACTAGATGTAGAAAATCAAAGAAATATTCCTGAAACTAATATAGGTGATAAAAGATTCATATTAACATCAAGTGTATATGCTATGTTTAAAGAGTTATACCATGAAAAAAATTCTGTTGATGAACAAAATGAGAATATTTTAGTTGATGTATTGAATGCAAATGGAGTAGGTGGATATGCAAGAAAAACAGGAGAACTTATAAAAACAAGTTTAGGTATGAAGTATAATGCAGCTAACTATGAAACTACTCAAGATCAAAGTTATGTTATTTTAAATGATATCTCTAAGGAAAAAGCAGCTGAAATATTAGATAAATTACCTGAAAAATATTTTAAAATAAAAACTAAATCAACAATTCCAACTTTAGCTAATATAGTTGTAATAATTGGAAGTGAAAAAGATATTAACTTTAAAATAGATATCTACGGTGACGAAGCAGTTTTAAAAGATGCAACAGATAAAGTTAAAAAATTAGGTTATACTAATGTAAGTACGTCTGCTAGAAAAGAAGGAACAGAGCAATCAGTTATAGAATATAACAAAGAAGATTATTTTATAGCTTTAAAAGTAGCAAAAGAACTAGGAATTACGGATATGATTGAAAATAATGATTTAAGTAATAAAATCGGCGTAACTATAAAGTAG
- a CDS encoding ribonuclease J, whose product MKKEKPKQQVQQVQVKEKKTSIKERLKSIKDDVLSLKTKKTKVKDENKNEKPKKKKELKTVKVTEVTQVIESKVKKSKKSKNDLEKMYVIPLGGLEEVGKNCTIVQYKDEIIIIDAGAIFPDENLPGIDLVIPDYSFLENNKSKVKGLFVTHGHEDHIGGIPYLYEKIEKDTVIYGGKLTNALIKSKFENFGVKKNLPKMVEVGSRSKISVGKYFTVEFVKVTHSIADSYSLSIKTPAGHVFITGDFKIDLTPVDNEKVDFVRLSELGEEGVDLMLSDSTNSEVEGFTPSERSVGDAFRQEFQKATGRIVVAVFASHVHRIQQIIDNAAYFGRKIAIDGRSLLKVFEIAPSVGRLNIPKNLLIPISNVEKYNDNEVVILCTGTQGEPLAALSRIAKNMHKHIMLREGDTVIISSTPIPGNEKAVSTNINNILRYDVDLVFKKLAGIHVSGHGSKEEQKLMLNLINPKNFMPVHGEYRMLKAHMKSAIETGVPKDKILITQNGDKVEVTKEYAKINGKVNSGEILVDGLGVGDIGSKVIKDRQQLSEDGIVIVAYSIDKQTGKILSGPEMSTKGFVYYKDSEDTMKEAQDLLLKKIRKEETYLGRDWQDLKGDVRDLLSRFFYEKLKRNPIIVPMLLEVES is encoded by the coding sequence ATGAAGAAAGAGAAACCGAAACAACAAGTACAACAAGTACAAGTGAAGGAGAAGAAAACTAGTATTAAAGAAAGACTTAAAAGTATTAAAGACGATGTTTTAAGTTTAAAAACAAAAAAAACAAAGGTTAAAGATGAAAATAAAAATGAAAAGCCTAAGAAAAAGAAAGAGCTTAAAACAGTTAAAGTAACTGAAGTGACTCAAGTAATTGAATCAAAAGTTAAGAAAAGTAAAAAATCAAAAAATGATTTAGAAAAAATGTATGTAATACCTCTAGGGGGATTAGAAGAAGTTGGGAAGAATTGTACCATAGTTCAATATAAAGATGAAATAATAATAATTGACGCAGGAGCAATATTCCCAGATGAAAATTTACCAGGTATTGATTTAGTAATACCTGACTATTCATTTTTAGAAAATAATAAATCTAAAGTTAAAGGTTTATTCGTAACACACGGACATGAGGACCACATAGGTGGAATACCTTATTTATATGAAAAAATAGAAAAAGATACAGTTATCTATGGTGGAAAATTAACAAATGCTCTAATAAAATCTAAATTTGAAAATTTTGGAGTAAAGAAAAATTTACCAAAGATGGTTGAAGTAGGATCAAGAAGTAAAATAAGTGTAGGAAAATATTTTACAGTTGAGTTTGTAAAGGTTACACACTCAATAGCAGATTCTTATTCTTTATCAATAAAAACACCTGCAGGTCATGTGTTTATTACAGGAGATTTTAAAATAGATTTAACTCCTGTTGATAATGAAAAAGTAGATTTTGTAAGACTATCTGAGCTAGGAGAAGAAGGTGTTGACTTGATGCTTTCAGACTCAACAAACTCTGAAGTAGAAGGTTTTACTCCTTCTGAAAGAAGTGTAGGAGATGCTTTTAGACAGGAGTTCCAAAAAGCTACTGGAAGAATAGTTGTGGCAGTATTTGCTTCACATGTTCACAGAATACAACAAATAATAGACAATGCAGCATACTTTGGAAGAAAGATTGCTATTGATGGAAGAAGCTTATTAAAAGTATTTGAAATAGCTCCAAGTGTAGGAAGATTGAATATACCTAAAAATTTACTTATACCTATATCAAATGTAGAAAAATATAATGATAATGAAGTTGTTATCCTATGTACTGGTACACAAGGAGAACCTTTGGCAGCACTTTCAAGAATAGCTAAAAATATGCATAAGCATATAATGTTAAGAGAAGGAGACACAGTTATAATTTCATCTACTCCTATACCAGGAAATGAAAAAGCTGTCTCAACTAATATTAATAATATTTTAAGATATGATGTAGATTTAGTTTTTAAAAAGTTAGCAGGAATCCATGTTTCAGGACACGGAAGTAAAGAAGAACAAAAATTGATGTTAAATTTAATAAATCCAAAGAACTTTATGCCTGTTCATGGTGAATATAGAATGCTTAAAGCACATATGAAATCTGCTATAGAAACAGGAGTACCAAAAGATAAGATACTTATTACTCAAAATGGTGATAAAGTTGAAGTTACAAAAGAATACGCAAAAATAAATGGAAAAGTAAATTCTGGAGAAATTTTAGTAGATGGTTTAGGTGTAGGAGATATTGGAAGTAAAGTTATTAAAGATAGACAACAATTATCTGAAGATGGAATAGTTATAGTTGCTTATTCAATAGATAAACAAACAGGAAAGATTCTTTCTGGGCCTGAAATGTCTACAAAAGGTTTTGTTTACTACAAAGATTCAGAAGATACTATGAAAGAAGCACAAGACTTATTATTAAAGAAAATAAGAAAAGAAGAAACTTATTTAGGAAGAGATTGGCAAGATTTAAAAGGAGATGTAAGAGATTTACTTTCAAGATTTTTCTATGAAAAACTAAAAAGAAATCCAATCATTGTTCCTATGTTGTTAGAAGTTGAAAGTTAG
- a CDS encoding DUF445 domain-containing protein, with protein sequence MKLVIMVIISAAIGWITNWVAIKMLFRPHNEINLGLFKIQGLIPKRRAEIGIGIADVIQNELISIKDVIANIDREEFSKRLNDLIDDVLEKNLKTKVKEKFPVMQMFFSDKMAKDVSNTIKGIVMENQEKIFEIFSNYAEENIDFSTIITDRISNFSLDKLEEIINGLAKKELKHIEVIGAILGAFIGLVQYFITLFVK encoded by the coding sequence ATGAAATTAGTAATAATGGTAATAATATCAGCTGCTATAGGTTGGATAACAAACTGGGTAGCTATAAAAATGCTTTTTAGACCACACAACGAAATAAATTTAGGTTTATTTAAAATACAGGGATTAATTCCAAAAAGAAGAGCTGAAATAGGAATTGGTATTGCAGATGTAATTCAAAATGAATTAATTTCTATAAAGGACGTAATTGCAAATATAGACAGGGAAGAATTTTCTAAAAGACTTAATGATTTAATTGATGATGTATTAGAAAAAAACTTAAAAACTAAAGTGAAAGAAAAATTTCCAGTTATGCAAATGTTCTTTTCAGATAAGATGGCTAAAGATGTAAGTAATACTATAAAAGGTATAGTAATGGAAAATCAAGAGAAGATATTTGAAATATTCTCAAATTATGCTGAAGAAAATATAGATTTTTCTACTATAATTACAGATAGAATTTCTAATTTTTCTCTGGATAAGTTAGAAGAAATTATAAATGGTTTAGCCAAAAAAGAATTAAAACATATCGAAGTGATAGGAGCTATATTAGGTGCTTTTATAGGATTGGTACAATATTTTATTACTTTATTTGTAAAGTAA
- the ruvB gene encoding Holliday junction branch migration DNA helicase RuvB → MDRIISELEMPNEIEIQKSLRPKSFDEYIGQENLKEKMNISIKAAQKRNMTVDHILLYGPPGLGKTTLAGVIANEMQANLKITSGPILEKAGDLAAILTSLEENDILFIDEIHRLNNTVEEILYPAMEDGELDIIIGKGPSAKSIRIELPPFTLIGATTRAGLLSAPLRDRFGVSHKMEYYNIDEIKAIIIRGAKILGVKISEEGAIEISKRSRGTPRIANRLLKRVRDYCEIKGNGTIDVVSAKNALDMLGVDSSGLDELDRNIINSIIENYDGGPVGIETLSLLLGEDRRTLEEVYEPYLVKIGFLKRTNRGRVVTPKAYQHFKKDEVKDEDKHEG, encoded by the coding sequence GTGGATAGAATTATAAGTGAACTTGAAATGCCCAATGAAATTGAAATTCAAAAATCATTGAGACCCAAAAGTTTTGATGAATATATAGGACAAGAAAACTTAAAAGAAAAAATGAACATTTCAATAAAAGCTGCTCAAAAAAGAAATATGACAGTTGACCATATTTTACTTTATGGTCCGCCAGGTTTAGGTAAAACAACTTTAGCTGGTGTTATTGCCAATGAAATGCAGGCAAATTTAAAAATAACATCAGGACCTATTTTAGAAAAAGCAGGAGATCTAGCAGCAATTTTGACATCTTTAGAAGAAAATGATATCTTATTTATAGATGAAATTCATAGATTAAATAACACTGTAGAAGAAATTTTATATCCTGCTATGGAAGATGGAGAACTTGATATAATTATAGGAAAAGGGCCATCTGCAAAGTCAATAAGAATAGAATTGCCACCTTTCACATTGATAGGTGCTACAACAAGAGCAGGCCTTTTAAGTGCTCCACTTAGAGATAGATTTGGTGTTAGTCATAAGATGGAATATTATAATATAGATGAGATAAAGGCTATTATTATAAGAGGAGCAAAAATTTTAGGAGTAAAGATTAGTGAAGAAGGTGCTATAGAAATTTCAAAGAGAAGTAGAGGAACACCAAGAATAGCTAATAGACTTTTAAAAAGAGTTAGAGATTATTGTGAGATTAAAGGAAACGGAACAATAGATGTGGTAAGTGCTAAGAATGCCTTAGATATGCTGGGTGTTGATAGCAGTGGTTTAGATGAATTAGACAGAAACATTATTAACTCCATAATTGAAAATTATGATGGAGGACCAGTTGGTATAGAGACTTTATCTCTTTTATTAGGAGAAGACAGAAGAACCTTAGAAGAAGTTTATGAACCTTATTTAGTAAAAATTGGATTTTTAAAAAGAACTAATAGAGGTAGAGTAGTAACTCCTAAGGCTTACCAACATTTTAAGAAAGATGAGGTAAAAGATGAAGATAAACACGAAGGTTAG
- the yhbY gene encoding ribosome assembly RNA-binding protein YhbY, whose product MNSKKRAFLKKKAHNLEAIVRIGKDGLNQNIIQSILDAIESRELIKVKILQNCEEEKTVIYSKLMDNKEFEVVGMIGRTIIIFKENKEHPTISLEWKNI is encoded by the coding sequence ATGAACAGTAAAAAAAGAGCTTTTTTAAAGAAAAAAGCACATAATTTAGAAGCTATTGTTAGAATTGGAAAAGATGGTTTAAATCAAAATATTATTCAAAGTATTCTTGATGCTATAGAATCAAGAGAACTTATAAAGGTTAAAATTTTACAAAACTGTGAAGAAGAAAAAACTGTAATTTATTCAAAATTAATGGATAATAAAGAGTTTGAAGTTGTAGGAATGATAGGTAGAACTATAATAATATTTAAAGAAAATAAGGAACATCCAACAATATCATTGGAATGGAAAAATATTTAA
- the mtaB gene encoding tRNA (N(6)-L-threonylcarbamoyladenosine(37)-C(2))-methylthiotransferase MtaB has product MSFSKKVAFHTLGCKVNQYETESIKNQLIKRGYEEVPFEDKSDIYIINSCTVTSIADRKTRNMLRRAKKINPEAKVIVTGCYAQTNSREILEIEDVDFVIDNKNKSNIVNFVGAIEDISFEREKNGNIFQEKEYQEYEFATLREMTRAYVKIQDGCNHFCSYCKIPFARGKSRSRKKENILKEIEKLVEDGFKEVILIGIDLSAYGEDFEEKDSFESLLEDILKIKDLKRVRIGSVYPDKISDKFIDLFKNKNLMPHLHISLQSCDDTVLKNMRRNYGSSLIRESLLKLKSKVKNMEFTADVIVGFPKEDDSMFQNTRNVIKEIEFSGLHIFQYSDREGTIASNMDGKVDAKIKKQRADSLDQLKQEMILKSREKYLGEVLEVLIEEEKEGEYFGYSQNYLRVKFKSEEKNLINQLINIKIKSIEDDVLIGEKENFYGN; this is encoded by the coding sequence ATGAGTTTTTCTAAAAAAGTTGCTTTTCATACCTTAGGTTGCAAGGTTAATCAATATGAAACAGAAAGTATAAAAAATCAGCTTATTAAGAGAGGATATGAGGAAGTTCCTTTTGAAGATAAATCTGATATATATATTATAAATTCATGTACTGTTACAAGTATAGCAGACAGAAAAACTAGAAATATGTTAAGGAGAGCAAAGAAGATAAATCCTGAAGCAAAGGTAATAGTTACAGGTTGTTATGCACAAACAAACAGTAGAGAAATATTAGAAATAGAAGATGTAGATTTTGTTATAGATAATAAGAATAAAAGTAATATAGTGAATTTTGTTGGAGCTATTGAAGATATAAGTTTTGAAAGAGAAAAAAACGGAAATATCTTTCAAGAAAAAGAGTACCAAGAATATGAGTTTGCTACTCTTAGAGAAATGACAAGAGCCTATGTAAAAATACAAGATGGATGTAATCATTTCTGCTCATATTGTAAGATACCTTTTGCCAGAGGTAAAAGTAGATCAAGAAAGAAAGAAAATATTTTAAAAGAAATAGAAAAATTAGTAGAAGATGGTTTTAAAGAAGTGATATTAATAGGTATAGATTTAAGTGCCTATGGAGAAGATTTTGAAGAGAAAGATAGCTTTGAGTCCTTACTTGAAGATATATTAAAAATAAAAGATTTAAAAAGAGTTAGAATAGGTTCAGTTTATCCTGATAAAATAAGTGATAAATTTATAGACTTATTTAAGAATAAAAACTTGATGCCACATCTTCATATATCTTTACAGTCTTGTGATGACACAGTTTTAAAGAATATGAGAAGAAATTATGGAAGTTCTCTTATAAGAGAAAGTTTATTGAAGTTAAAATCTAAAGTGAAAAATATGGAATTTACAGCAGATGTAATAGTAGGTTTTCCTAAAGAAGATGACTCTATGTTCCAAAATACTCGTAATGTCATAAAGGAGATTGAATTCTCAGGCTTACATATTTTCCAATATTCTGATAGAGAAGGGACTATTGCAAGTAATATGGACGGTAAGGTAGATGCTAAAATAAAAAAACAAAGAGCAGATAGTCTGGATCAATTGAAACAAGAAATGATATTAAAGAGTAGAGAAAAGTATTTAGGAGAAGTTTTAGAAGTTTTAATTGAAGAAGAAAAGGAAGGTGAGTATTTCGGATATTCTCAAAATTATTTGAGAGTTAAATTTAAATCAGAAGAAAAAAATCTTATAAATCAATTAATAAATATAAAAATAAAATCGATAGAAGACGACGTCTTAATCGGTGAAAAGGAGAATTTTTATGGCAACTAA